The Chelonoidis abingdonii isolate Lonesome George chromosome 9, CheloAbing_2.0, whole genome shotgun sequence genome has a segment encoding these proteins:
- the MCHR1 gene encoding melanin-concentrating hormone receptor 1 → MDFKPNYTEHLNSCTANITKAVQNFSLPGEPSTVSYADFFMPALFGIIFFLGIIGNSLVICTVFKKSSPRSSVPDIFIISLSMVDLLFLLGMPFLIHQLLGNGAWHFGETMCTIITALDANSQFTSTYILTAMSIDRYLATVYPFTSTRFRKPFVAILVICMLWALSFLSITPVWMYARLIPLPGGLLGCGIQLPDPQNDIYWYTLYQFFLVFAIPFTLITVAYRRILLRIAKSSEALTGQRCTRTCARKVTRVAIAICLAFFICWAPYYVLQLVQLTMHHPNLPFYYAYNLAISMGYANSCLNPFIYILLGQTVRRRLVVSVRPAAAGEEASQNGGNSAQGDPSKSGQPLLHLVSVSGR, encoded by the exons ATGGATTTTAAACCGAATTATACGGAGCACTTGAACAGCTGCACTGCTAACATCACCAAGGCTGTGCAAAACTTTTCGCTGCCTG GTGAGCCCAGCACAGTAAGTTATGCTGACTTCTTCATGCCTGCCCTGTTTGGCATCATCTTCTTCCTAGGCATCATTGGTAACAGCTTGGTGATCTGCACAGTCTTTAAGAAATCCAGCCCCAGGAGCAGTGTCCCAGATATCTTCATCATCAGCCTCTCCATGGTGGACCTGCTCTTCCTCCTGGGCATGCCCTTCCTCATTCACCAGCTGCTGGGCAATGGAGCCTGGCACTTTGGGGAAACCATGTGCACCATTATCACTGCTCTGGATGCCAACAGCCAATTCACTAGCACCTACATCCTCACTGCCATGTCCATTGACCGCTACCTGGCCACCGTGTACCCTTTCACCTCCACTCGCTTCAGGAAGCCATTTGTGGCCATCCTGGTGATCTGCATGCTCTGGGCTCTCTCTTTCCTCAGCATCACCCCAGTGTGGATGTATGCCCGGCTCATCCCTCTGCCtggggggctgctgggctgcgggATTCAGCTTCCAGACCCGCAGAATGACATCTACTGGTATACTCTCTATCAGTTCTTCCTCGTCTTTGCCATCCCCTTTACCCTCATCACTGTGGCCTACAGGAGGATTCTTCTCAGGATAGCCAAGTCCTCAGAGGCACTTACTGGCCAGAGGTGCACCAGGACCTGTGCCAGGAAAGTGACCCGTGTGGCCATTGCCATCTGCCTGGCCTTCTTCATCTGCTGGGCGCCTTACTATGTGCTACAGCTGGTGCAGTTAACCATGCACCACCCCAACCTGCCCTTCTACTATGCCTACAACTTGGCCATCAGCATGGGCTATGCCAATAGCTGCCTCAACCCCTTCATCTACATCCTGCTAGGGCAGACCGTCCGCAGGAGGCTGGTGGTTTCCGTCAGGCCGgctgctgcaggggaagaggcTTCCCAGAATGGGGGCAACAGCGCACAGGGGGACCCCAGCAAGTCAGGACAGCCACTGCTGCACCTGGTGTCTGTCTCTGGCAGGTAA